In one Euleptes europaea isolate rEulEur1 chromosome 12, rEulEur1.hap1, whole genome shotgun sequence genomic region, the following are encoded:
- the TSKU gene encoding tsukushi yields MPFLVWFNLLLLFPGISTSKTCFPGCHCEVESFGLFDSFSLTKVDCSGIGSHIVPVPIPLDTTYLDLSSNKLESINESMLTGPGYTTLVSLDLSNNRISRITSTTFSRLRYLESLDLSYNSLVTLPNECFSRSPLGDVDLSNNLLLEISMDVFASKGQGKPINVDLSNNLISVVFRQQDKAVPNIQSLSLSGNRLRSIPNLQGIPLRYLNFDGNPVSAIEKHAFSGLKELTHLSLSGLHDLSAISPYGFKDLPALQVLDLSGNPNLKSLEAEVFYSLSSLQELNLSGTGVAASLSKAMLNYLPSIKSITLGKNVKCLKTIREGQYHRQQTGPTKKEILSCHDSQGSVAIAPYTL; encoded by the coding sequence ATGCCTTTCCTCGTTTGGTTCaacctgctgctgcttttccccgGCATCAGTACATCGAAGACCTGCTTCCCGGGATGTCACTGCGAAGTGGAGAGTTTCGGTCTCTTTGACAGCTTTAGCCTCACCAAGGTGGACTGCAGCGGCATCGGGTCCCATATCGTCCCTGTCCCCATCCCTTTGGACACCACCTACTTGGATTTATCGTCAAACAAACTGGAGTCCATTAACGAGTCAATGCTGACGGGCCCCGGCTACACAACGTTGGTCAGCCTCGACCTCAGCAACAACCGGATCTCAAGGATCACTTCCACCACGTTCTCTAGACTCCGATATCTTGAATCTTTGGATCTGAGTTACAACTCTCTGGTCACCCTTCCAAACGAATGCTTCTCCAGGTCACCCCTGGGGGACGTCGACCTGAGTAACAACCTCCTCCTGGAAATATCCATGGACGTCTTTGCATCGAAAGGTCAAGGGAAACCCATCAACGTGGATCTCTCGAACAATTTAATAAGCGTGGTCTTCAGGCAGCAGGACAAAGCCGTTCCCAACATTCAGAGCTTGAGTCTGTCTGGGAACAGGCTCAGAAGTATCCcaaaccttcaaggaatacctcTTCGGTACTTAAACTTTGATGGAAACCCCGTGTCGGCAATTGAGAAACACGCGTTCTCCGGACTGAAGGAGTTGACCCATTTGTCGCTCAGTGGCCTTCACGATCTGTCAGCGATCTCCCCGTACGGTTTCAAAGATCTGCCTGCTCTCCAAGTGCTCGATCTGTCCGGCAACCCCAACCTTAAATCCTTGGAGGCTGAAGTGTTTTACAGCTTAAGTTCTTTGCAAGAACTCAATCTGTCAGGCACGGGAGTAGCCGCTTCCTTGTCAAAAGCCATGTTGAATTACTTGCCTTCCATCAAAAgcatcactttggggaagaacGTCAAGTGCCTGAAGACAATCCGCGAAGGCCAGTACCACAGACAACAAACGGGGCCGACCAAGAAAGAGATTCTCAGTTGTCATGATAGTCAAGGGTCAGTTGCCATAGCGCCCTACACCTTATGA